In Leucobacter denitrificans, the genomic window CGAGCCGACAAACCGGTGCAGATCTTCGCCCTGATTGAATGCTTCGATCAGTCCTTTGTCGCCCGAGAGATGCGCCATGATGCGCATCTCGATCTGAGAGTAGTCGGCAGTGAGCAATGTGTCGTACTCGGGAGCATGAATAAATGCCTCTCGAATACGTCGGCCCTCTTCGGACCGCACCGGAATGTTCTGCAGATTCGGGTCGGTTGATGCCAATCTGCCTGTGCTGGCACCAATCTGCACGAGGGTCGTGTGGATCCGCTGTTCTTCGGGCCGCACAGCCTTGATGAGCGTCTCAACGATTTGGCGGAGCTTATTTGCATCTCGGTGCGCGAGCAGGGCGTCAAGAAATGGATGCGGGTTCTTCTGCTGCAAGTCAGACAGCGCCGCGGCGTCTGTCGTGTAACCAGTGCGTGTCTTACGCGTTTTTGGCATATCAAGCTCTTCAAAGAGCACCTGTTGCAGCTGCTTGGGCGACGAGAGGTTCACCTCGTGCCCGATTGCGTCGAACGCACGCTGCGCAAATCCGGCCACTCGCTCCTTGAGCTCTGCATCGTGCGCTTCGAGCAGCGGGAGATCGATCGCCACTCCCCTCGACTCCAGCGCCGAAAGAATTGGAAGAAGCGGCAACTCAATGTTCTCGTAGACGTCGAGTGTTCTGCCCTCAAACCGCTCAACAATTGCCGCGTGCACGCGAACGATAAACCAGGCAAGGTGTTCGGGTGTCGCTATTGACCCCTCTTCTGGCACGAGTTGATTCGGATCCCCCTCAGGAACCTCTTCACCGAGATAGCGAAATACAGCCTCTGCAATGGTCTTCTCGGGTGCAACCGGGCGGAACATCCATGCGGCGAGCAATGCATCGCCCGCGATTCCACCAATTTCGACCCCAACCAAACGCGCAACATTGATCTGCGCCTTCGCATCGAAAAAAATCTTCGGCGCATCAGACGCGAGCCACGCCTCAAACTGCGCATAGTCACGCCCACCGGGCTGCCAATCGAGCGTTACCGTGCTCGTTGGTGTCGCAAGACCGACCTGAATCACCTCACCGTGTTCCACAAAGTGGACAGCAGGTCGGTCTACTTTTGAAAGCCAGTCACCGAGTTCCTCATCAATGAGTAGCTTGACGACCGGGAGCTCGCTGTCACTCGATGCCGAAGTCGGTGTGCCTGTCGGAACTTCGACTCCTGCAAGTTTCGCGACGCGCTGCAATAGCGTGCGGAACTCGAGCTTTGCGAATACCTGCTGCACTGCCCCCATATCAACGTCGCCTCGCTTGAGGTCGCTGATCTCGAGCGGCAGCTCGACGTCACGCACCAAACGGTTGAGTTTACGGTTACGAACCGCGAGATGCGCGTGCTCTCGTAGGCTCTCACCGACCTTGCCACCGATCTCATCTTGGCGCCTGAGAATCTCGTCAAGCGAACCAAACTGGTTGATCCACTTCACGGCAGTTTTCTCGCCGACGCGCGGCACGCCAGGAAGATTGTCGCTCGTCTCACCCACCAGAGCAGCGATCTCTGGGTACTGCTCAGGGCGCACACCGTACCGTTCCATGACACGCTCTGCGTCGTATCGAGTGAGTTCGCTCACGCCCTGTTTCGACGGGTACAGCAGCGTCACGTTGTCATCTACAAGCTGGATCGTGTCACGATCACCGCTCACAACGAGCACCCGATATCCCTCAGCCGGCCCACGCGTAGCCAACGTCGCGAGAATGTCGTCAGCCTCGAAGTTTTCTTTCTCAATCGTGGTGATTCCCATCGCGTGCAACGCTTCTTGCAACAGCGGAATCTGACCTTTGAACTCGGGCGGCGTCTCGCCTCGTGTGCCCTTGTACTCTGGGTACTCCTCGGTTCGGAACGAATGCCGGGATATATCGAACGCAATGGCAATTGAGTCAGGTTGTTCGTTGCTCAGCAGGTTGATGAGCATTGATATAAAGCCGTGGATCGCGTTCGTATGCTGACCGGTCTGAGTTTGAAAACTATCTACCGGCAGGGCATAAAATGCGCGGAACGCAAGTGAATGGCCATCGATGACCATGAGGGTAGGCTGCTGAGTGTTATTCGACACGCACCCAGCCTACAAGGCTGGTCCGACATTGAAAGAGTGGCATGTCAGAAGAATCCACAACCGCAGAACTTGATGATGCGACACGAGAGTTTCTCGAGCAAGTCGGCGCGGGTGCGCTCTCAGTAAAAATGGGAATCGAGTTTGTTACGTTCACGCGGGAACACGCAATCGCTACGATGCCGGTCGAGGGTAACACGCAACCGTTCGGACTGCTCCATGGCGGAGCATACGCAGTTCTCGGCGAAACACTCGGCTCTTTACACGCCGGATTCGTCGCACCCAAGGGCAAGATCCCAGTTGGCGTCGACATTAACGCCACACACACCGGCTCCGCGACCACGGGCCGCGTTACCGGTGTGTGCAAGCCGATCCACACAGGACGCACGATGACGGTTCACGAGATCGTCATCACGAACGATTCGGGCCGCCGTTGCTCGACAGTGCGGATCACGAATTTCTACAAAGACGCGCCGAGCGCGTAGCAGTTCGAGCGCTCAGTCTTTCTTGGGACCAAGCTGGTCGATGATGGTCTTTGCGACGTCTTGCATCGTCAAGCGTCGATCCATCGAAGCCTTCTGAATCCAACGGAAGGCATCAGGCTCGCTGAGACCCATCTTGTCGTTCAGGATACCTTTCGCGCGATCAACCAGTTTGCGCGTCTCAAAGCGCTCGGCAAGGTCTGCAACCTCGTTCTCGAGCGTGATGATCTGCTGGAAGCGAGAAAGCGCGATCTCGATAGCGGGAATTAGGTCTGCAGGCGTAAACGGCTTCACGACGTACGCAAGTGCACCGGCCTCGGTTGCACGCTCAACCAGTTCGCGTTGGCTGAATGCGGTAAGCAGCACAACCGGAGCAATGTGATCCTTGTTGATCTGCTCAGCGGCCGAAATGCCGTCAAGCTGCGGCATCTTCACATCCATGACCACGAGGTCGGGGCGAAGTTCCTTGACCAGTGCAACTGCGGTCTCCCCGTCACCCGCTTCGCCGACAACGTCAAAACCGTTATCTCGAAGAGTCTCGACAATATCGAGGCGAATCAGGGACTCGTCTTCAGCGACGACGACACGCCTCGCTGGTGTGGGGGTTGCACTCTGCTCATTCACACCTCAAGCTTACGACACCAGCCCTGGTAAGCACCCCATTTAGAGGGTGTGGGCAGAAAACATTGCAGAACCACACAGGGCTGTGATGAGTTCTAATCCCCGGGTCATCAAGGTGCGGGCAAAGCGCGCGCAAGCGACCTTCAGAACGGGAACATCAAACCCCCTACTCGCCAGTGTTTTCTATGCGAGTAGGGGGTTACATTCGTGGTACCGGATGCGGGACTCGAACCCGCACACCTTTCGGCAGCGCATTTTGAGTGCGCCGTGTCTACCAATTCCACCAATCCGGCTCAGAGTTCCAGCTTAGTGCCTGAAACTCGACTCAAAAAATCGAGTGTGTGTTAGCCGCCAGTGAGCGTGTGCTTCCGGGGTTTCGCCTCCTCGAGGTCCCCGGTAGTTTCACCCACTCGGTGAATCCTCAGCGTGTTTGTCGTGCCAACAATTCCCGGAGGCGATCCGGCGATGATGAGCACCTTCTCCCCTGCCGTAATGTTGGGCCTCGGAAGCAGTGTCTCGTCGACCTGCGCAAACATCTCATCAGTGCTGCCGACGCGCGGCACCTGAATGCTACGCGCACCCCACGTGAGCTCCATGCGACGACGAGTGGACTGCTCGGGCGTAAACCCGATAATAGGAATCGGGAGCCTGAGCCGAGAAATGCGTCGCACAGTGTCGCCTGATTCTGTGAACACGCAAATGTAACGCGCGCCAATAAACTTTGCGACCTCGGCCGCCGCGTGTGTGAGCACACCGCCTTGGGTATGTGGAACCGTGTTGAGTGGCTCGATACGGTCGAGCGCATGATCTTCAGTCGCCTCAATGATGCGTGCCATCGTCTTCACTGCTTCAACGGGATAGGCGCCGACACTCGTTTCACCAGAAAGCATCACCGCGTCAGCGCCGTCGAGCACCGCGTTGGCGCAGTCTGAGGCCTCAGCACGCGTGGGCCTTGGGCTCTCGATCATCGACTCGAGCACCTGCGTCGCCACAATTACCGGCTTCGCATTTCGTCTCGCCACATCGATCGCTTCGGTCTGCACAAGCGGTACCTGTTCGAGCGGTAGTTCGACACCGAGGTCACCTCGAGCGACCATAATGCCGTCAAAGGCATCGACAATCTCTTCGAGGTGTTCGACGGCCTGAGGCTTCTCAATTTTCGCGATTACCGGCAGGGTGATGCCTTCTTCGGCCATAATTTCGTGCACGCGCACAATATCGGCAGCGTCGCGCACAAATGACAGCGCAATGTAGTCAACGCCGAGCTTAAGCGCCCATCGCAGATCTTCCTCGTCTTTGTCGGAGAGCGCAGGAACATTCACCGCGACACCGGGCAAGTTAATGCCCTTATTGTTCGAGACGAATCCGGGCACCTCAACGACAGTGTGCACCGTATCCTCGGTCACCTTCGTCGCGCGAAGCGCCACTTTCCCATCATCAATGAGCAGCGGATCGCCCACGCTCACATCACCTGGAAGACCCTTGTGCGTGGTACCAGCGATCTGCTGATTGCCGAGAATATCTTGAGTCGTGATTGCAAACTCATCGCCTACCTCGAGAGAGTACGGACCACCCTCAAATTTTCCGAGACGAATTTTCGGCCCTTGAAGGTCTGCGAGAACCGCAATTGGCCTACCCACTTGAATCTCGGCACGGCGGATATTGCGATAAATGCCCTCATGCACCTTGTAAGTGCCATGCGACATATTCATGCGCGCAACATTGACACCCGCCTCGATGAGTTCGAGTGTGTGGTCGTAGCTTGAGACCGCTGGGCCCCATGTAGCAACGATCTTTGCGTGACGCATGTTACAAACTCCTAAAACTCAGTGGGTTTATAGTGCGGGATTGCGAGAAACAACGTGGTGGTACACCTCGGGATCTGCGGTGTTCTCCAAGACCGAGTCAATCGGGTTACGGCGACCGGGGAGATACACGGAGATCTCACGACCTACGTGACGCTTGGTCTGGACGATGTAGATAATGATGCCGAGCACGATTGCGAGCAGCGCAGCAAGAACGTTAGTTCTGAGTCCGAGGAACAGCAGGCTAGGATCAACCCTCATGGATTCGATGATCGCCCGACCAATGCCGTACCAGACGAGGTAGAGCGCAAAGAGCCGCCCCCAACGCAGGTGCAACTTCTTTTCGAGCGCCAGCAGCACCACAATTCCGGCAAGGCTCCAAATAATTTCATACAGGAATGTCGGATGGAACAGGGTTCCCGCCGGAAGGCCGATGGGGAACGCCGGATTCGTAGATTCAATCTCAAGCCCCCACGGCAGCGTTGTAGGGCCGCCGAAAAGCTCATGGTTAAAGTAGTTGCCGAGGCGACCAAAAGCCTGCGCGAGCATGAGGCCTGGAACGAGCGCATCAGCGAACGAGAGGAACCGTACACCGGTGAGGCGCGATGCGATGAGCACACCAATCGCGCCGCCGAGCAGCGCACCAAAGATTGCTATGCCACCGTCCCAGATATTCCAGATTGCATTCTCTTCAAACGGGTTCCACCACTGCTTACCCGGAACGAAGTAATCGCCCCAGTGAGTCACCACGTGGTACAAACGCGCGCCGATAATACCGAGTAGCACTGACCAGACTACGAAGTCGAAAACGACACCGTTCTCGCCCCCGCGCCGTGTCAAGCGTCGCGAAGTCCAAATTGCGGCAAGCACGATCCCCAAGATGATCCACAGTGCATACAGATGGATCGTAAGAGGTCCAATTTGGAAAAACTGGAACGAGGGGCTCGGAATACTGAGCGGGAGAATCATTCACTCCTCTTTCACTGGCGGCAACGCCGCCGACTTGTGCTGCGCTCGCCACCCTCACGGTGACGACGGTGTCAATTCTATCTGTTGGTGCCTGCTGCGATCTCGCGAACCACCTGGGAGAGCTTTTCCACTCCGCCGTCGCGGAGTGCTTTGACAAATGCGGTGCCGACAATTGCGCCATCGGCATAGTCAAGTGTGGTCGACACGTGATCAGCATTGGAGATGCCAATTCCAACGCAGGCAAGCGCGGAACCCGCCTCGCGTAGGCTCTCGGTGAGACCTCGCGCCGCAGCATCTAGCTCTGCGCGCTCGCCAGTGATTCCCATGGTCGAAACCGTGTATACGAACCCAGTGCTGTTCTCTGAAATCATGCGGAGACGCTCCGGGGTGGACGTCGGTGCAGCAAGAAAGACCCGGTCAAGCCCAACACGCTTACTTACTTCAATCCACTCAGCGGCAGAGTCTGGAGTGATGTCTGGGGTGATGAGTCCGGCACCGCCGGCAGCCGCCAGGTCTTGGGCAAATCGCTCAACCCCGTACTGCGCAACCGGATTCCAATACGTCATCACGAGCACCGGGGTGTCGACTTCCATCGTAACCCGCCGAACTACTTCGAAGAGATGTGTGAGTTTGAAGCCGCCAGCAAGTGCGGTTTGAGTTGCCTCTTGAATCACGAGACCATCCATCACGGGATCCGAATACGGAACACCGATCTCAAGCACATCAGCGCCATTTCGCGCGAGAGCGATTGCGGCTTCTACACTCGTGTCGAGGTCAGGAAATGAAGCTGGCAGGTACCCAACCAGTGCACCTTTGCGATCTACCTTTGCGGCGCGGATCGCCTGTTCTACGCGCGATTCGCTCATGACTCGTACTCCTCGAGCTCGGTGCCATCAAAGAGACCAAAGTAGCGACCCGCCGTTGCCATGTCTTTGTCGCCTCGGCCAGAAAGACTGACCGCGATGACTGCCTCAGGGCCGAGTTCTTTCCCGATGCGGATCGCGCCAGCGAGCGCGTGCGCCGACTCTATTGCGGGAATGATGCCCTCTGTTTGACTGAGTAGCCGAAGGGCCTGCATCGCCTCATCATCTGTTGCCGGAATATAAGTTGCCCGACCAATGTCGGATAGCCAAGCGTGTTCCGGGCCTACCCCCGGGTAATCGAGGCCGGCCGAAATTGAATGAGATTCAATCGTCTGCCCGTCCTCATCTTGAAGCACATACGTGCGAGAGCCGTGCAAAATGCCCGGCCTGCCACGTTCGATGGACGCGGCGTGCCGCGCGGTATCTACGCCGTCACCGGCAGCTTCGACTCCATAAAGGCGAACATCTGCGTCATCAAGGAATGCATCGAACATGCCGATCGCATTCGATCCACCGCCAACGCAGGCGACCACTGCATCGGGTAGGCGACCCGTCTTCTCGAGCAACTGAGCACGGGCCTCTTCAGAGATGACTTTTTGAAAATCGCGAACCATTGCCGGGAACGGGTGTGGACCGGCAGCGGTGCCAAAGATATAGTTTGTGCGCTCGACGGTCGATACCCAGTCACGGTACGCCTCGTTAATTGCGTCTTTGAGTGTGCGTGAACCCGTCGTCACGGATACGACCTCTGCCCCAAGCAAACGCATGCGAGCGACGTTCAGCGCTTGCCGTTCGGTATCAACTTCGCCCATGTACACGACACACTCGAGCCCGAGTAGCGC contains:
- the polA gene encoding DNA polymerase I translates to MVIDGHSLAFRAFYALPVDSFQTQTGQHTNAIHGFISMLINLLSNEQPDSIAIAFDISRHSFRTEEYPEYKGTRGETPPEFKGQIPLLQEALHAMGITTIEKENFEADDILATLATRGPAEGYRVLVVSGDRDTIQLVDDNVTLLYPSKQGVSELTRYDAERVMERYGVRPEQYPEIAALVGETSDNLPGVPRVGEKTAVKWINQFGSLDEILRRQDEIGGKVGESLREHAHLAVRNRKLNRLVRDVELPLEISDLKRGDVDMGAVQQVFAKLEFRTLLQRVAKLAGVEVPTGTPTSASSDSELPVVKLLIDEELGDWLSKVDRPAVHFVEHGEVIQVGLATPTSTVTLDWQPGGRDYAQFEAWLASDAPKIFFDAKAQINVARLVGVEIGGIAGDALLAAWMFRPVAPEKTIAEAVFRYLGEEVPEGDPNQLVPEEGSIATPEHLAWFIVRVHAAIVERFEGRTLDVYENIELPLLPILSALESRGVAIDLPLLEAHDAELKERVAGFAQRAFDAIGHEVNLSSPKQLQQVLFEELDMPKTRKTRTGYTTDAAALSDLQQKNPHPFLDALLAHRDANKLRQIVETLIKAVRPEEQRIHTTLVQIGASTGRLASTDPNLQNIPVRSEEGRRIREAFIHAPEYDTLLTADYSQIEMRIMAHLSGDKGLIEAFNQGEDLHRFVGSRIFGVEPADVTSEMRAKVKAMSYGLAYGLSAFGLSKQLTISAAEAKQLMEEYFERFGGVRDYLRSVVEQAKRDTYTETIFGRRRPFPDLASPNRILRENAERAALNAPIQGSAADIIKLAMIEVERRMGEAGLKSRMLLQIHDELMFEVAAGENEALETIVHESMSGAATLSVPLEVQFGYGPNWNAAAH
- a CDS encoding hotdog fold thioesterase; amino-acid sequence: MSEESTTAELDDATREFLEQVGAGALSVKMGIEFVTFTREHAIATMPVEGNTQPFGLLHGGAYAVLGETLGSLHAGFVAPKGKIPVGVDINATHTGSATTGRVTGVCKPIHTGRTMTVHEIVITNDSGRRCSTVRITNFYKDAPSA
- a CDS encoding ANTAR domain-containing response regulator, with amino-acid sequence MNEQSATPTPARRVVVAEDESLIRLDIVETLRDNGFDVVGEAGDGETAVALVKELRPDLVVMDVKMPQLDGISAAEQINKDHIAPVVLLTAFSQRELVERATEAGALAYVVKPFTPADLIPAIEIALSRFQQIITLENEVADLAERFETRKLVDRAKGILNDKMGLSEPDAFRWIQKASMDRRLTMQDVAKTIIDQLGPKKD
- the pyk gene encoding pyruvate kinase, with the translated sequence MRHAKIVATWGPAVSSYDHTLELIEAGVNVARMNMSHGTYKVHEGIYRNIRRAEIQVGRPIAVLADLQGPKIRLGKFEGGPYSLEVGDEFAITTQDILGNQQIAGTTHKGLPGDVSVGDPLLIDDGKVALRATKVTEDTVHTVVEVPGFVSNNKGINLPGVAVNVPALSDKDEEDLRWALKLGVDYIALSFVRDAADIVRVHEIMAEEGITLPVIAKIEKPQAVEHLEEIVDAFDGIMVARGDLGVELPLEQVPLVQTEAIDVARRNAKPVIVATQVLESMIESPRPTRAEASDCANAVLDGADAVMLSGETSVGAYPVEAVKTMARIIEATEDHALDRIEPLNTVPHTQGGVLTHAAAEVAKFIGARYICVFTESGDTVRRISRLRLPIPIIGFTPEQSTRRRMELTWGARSIQVPRVGSTDEMFAQVDETLLPRPNITAGEKVLIIAGSPPGIVGTTNTLRIHRVGETTGDLEEAKPRKHTLTGG
- the lgt gene encoding prolipoprotein diacylglyceryl transferase, which encodes MILPLSIPSPSFQFFQIGPLTIHLYALWIILGIVLAAIWTSRRLTRRGGENGVVFDFVVWSVLLGIIGARLYHVVTHWGDYFVPGKQWWNPFEENAIWNIWDGGIAIFGALLGGAIGVLIASRLTGVRFLSFADALVPGLMLAQAFGRLGNYFNHELFGGPTTLPWGLEIESTNPAFPIGLPAGTLFHPTFLYEIIWSLAGIVVLLALEKKLHLRWGRLFALYLVWYGIGRAIIESMRVDPSLLFLGLRTNVLAALLAIVLGIIIYIVQTKRHVGREISVYLPGRRNPIDSVLENTADPEVYHHVVSRNPAL
- the trpA gene encoding tryptophan synthase subunit alpha, with protein sequence MSESRVEQAIRAAKVDRKGALVGYLPASFPDLDTSVEAAIALARNGADVLEIGVPYSDPVMDGLVIQEATQTALAGGFKLTHLFEVVRRVTMEVDTPVLVMTYWNPVAQYGVERFAQDLAAAGGAGLITPDITPDSAAEWIEVSKRVGLDRVFLAAPTSTPERLRMISENSTGFVYTVSTMGITGERAELDAAARGLTESLREAGSALACVGIGISNADHVSTTLDYADGAIVGTAFVKALRDGGVEKLSQVVREIAAGTNR
- the trpB gene encoding tryptophan synthase subunit beta — translated: MSNDSTVTNLRDQHGPFFGEFGGRFMPESLIAAIDELVVAYDSAKADPEFHAELDSLLRDYAGRPSPLTEVPRFAEHAGGARVFLKREDLNHTGSHKINNVLGQALLTKRLGKTRVIAETGAGQHGVATATAAALLGLECVVYMGEVDTERQALNVARMRLLGAEVVSVTTGSRTLKDAINEAYRDWVSTVERTNYIFGTAAGPHPFPAMVRDFQKVISEEARAQLLEKTGRLPDAVVACVGGGSNAIGMFDAFLDDADVRLYGVEAAGDGVDTARHAASIERGRPGILHGSRTYVLQDEDGQTIESHSISAGLDYPGVGPEHAWLSDIGRATYIPATDDEAMQALRLLSQTEGIIPAIESAHALAGAIRIGKELGPEAVIAVSLSGRGDKDMATAGRYFGLFDGTELEEYES